A single genomic interval of Apis cerana isolate GH-2021 linkage group LG2, AcerK_1.0, whole genome shotgun sequence harbors:
- the LOC107992923 gene encoding brain tumor protein-like, with product MASPTLSLESRANSIGSLASLSPLTVSGSSPPASDSAICDVDSCDLCLDSQKPGEAPCPRCRLGGAGGVRCTGCKSTESDAVARCFDCANFLCPNCVMAHQFMHCFEGHRVLNLGDSKLETVTTSTANNEIPKNNLVINSGSSNGEKVPYCPRHKQELLKYFCRTCTALVCKECAITEHPGPLHDCAHISEVGTQQLEAMARVVQECRAKAADVRAAVKAADHGAARLQVQYHKAQNEINDTFQFYRSMLEERKQELLKELESVFSTKQMSLGVLTQKANDMADKMLQTCEFVERLTKYTTVTEVLMVKKLLDSKLQLLLNYTPDIASQTADLEFVSNYQAIQVGVRNTFGYVRSNNESNAGPIGKQPPIARPTALSNNANGGSNANNGPSSAGSLGGLLLDRPYSNGLISSSSTCASSTSPSSFDTNNTVITKRFSSANSLGPFSTTISDLNLNGINANPYEKWSNGGSDVYPVVTTNDHFPMPTSVAVAANAASSDSVLDLTSKLMSATVIFPPKSQIKRQKMIYHCKFGEFGVMEGQFTEPSGVAVNAQNDIIVADTNNHRIQIFDKEGRFKFQFGECGKRDGQLLYPNRVAVVKTSGDIIVTERSPTHQIQIYNQYGQFVRKFGANILQHPRGVTVDSKGRIVVVECKVMRVIIFDQAGIVLQKFGCSKHLEFPNGVVVNDKQEIFISDNRAHCVKVFNYEGAYLRQIGGEGITNYPIGVGINAVGEILIADNHNNFNLTIFTQDGQLVSALESKVKHAQCFDVALMDDGSVVLASKDYRLYIYRYVQVPPIGM from the coding sequence ATGGCCTCGCCGACACTTTCGCTGGAATCGCGCGCGAATTCCATCGGATCCCTGGCCTCGCTGTCTCCGCTTACAGTGAGCGGCAGTTCTCCGCCTGCAAGCGACTCGGCGATCTGTGACGTCGACAGCTGTGATCTTTGCCTCGACTCGCAAAAACCTGGAGAGGCACCTTGTCCGCGGTGCCGATTAGGAGGCGCCGGTGGAGTTCGTTGTACCGGGTGCAAATCTACCGAATCCGACGCTGTAGCTCGTTGCTTCGACTGTGCGAATTTCCTCTGCCCTAATTGCGTGATGGCGCATCAATTCATGCATTGCTTCGAAGGCCATCGTGTCCTCAACTTGGGCGATTCGAAACTCGAGACAGTTACCACCAGCACCGCGAATAATGAAAtcccaaaaaataatttggtgATCAACAGCGGTAGCAGCAACGGCGAGAAAGTACCTTATTGTCCCCGGCATAAACAGGAattgctaaaatatttttgtcgcACTTGTACAGCGTTAGTCTGTAAGGAGTGCGCTATTACTGAACATCCTGGCCCATTACACGATTGCGCGCACATATCTGAGGTAGGAACGCAACAACTCGAAGCAATGGCAAGAGTAGTTCAAGAATGTAGAGCAAAAGCCGCGGATGTAAGAGCCGCTGTGAAAGCAGCCGATCACGGAGCAGCACGGCTACAAGTGCAGTATCACAAAGCgcaaaatgaaatcaatgaCACTTTTCAATTCTATCGATCAATGCTCGAAGAACGTAAGCAAGAATTGTTGAAAGAGCTCGAATCAGTATTTTCCACGAAACAAATGTCTCTTGGCGTTCTAACGCAAAAGGCCAATGACATGGCTGATAAAATGCTTCAAACTTGCGAATTTGTCGAACGGTTAACCAAATACACTACTGTTACCGAGGTATTGATGGTAAAGAAGCTTCTCGACTCGAAACTTCAATTATTGTTGAATTATACGCCAGACATTGCCAGTCAAACCGCCGATCTCGAATTTGTCAGTAATTACCAGGCGATTCAAGTAGGCGTACGAAACACGTTCGGTTACGTTCGAAGCAATAATGAGAGTAACGCCGGCCCGATTGGGAAACAACCACCTATCGCTCGACCAACGGCACTCTCTAATAATGCTAACGGTGGAAGCAATGCCAATAATGGACCCAGTAGCGCTGGATCTTTGGGAGGTCTTCTATTAGATCGTCCTTACAGCAACGGCCTGATATCCTCCAGTTCTACTTGCGCCTCGTCCACATCGCCATCATCCTTCGATACCAACAACACTGTCATTACTAAGCGTTTCAGTTCGGCTAATAGCCTAGGCCCATTCTCAACCACAATCAGCGATCTTAATTTGAACGGTATAAACGCGAATCCTTATGAGAAATGGAGCAACGGAGGTAGCGATGTTTATCCAGTTGTCACTACGAACGATCATTTTCCAATGCCAACGTCCGTTGCTGTTGCAGCAAATGCTGCGTCCAGTGATTCTGTTCTTGACCTTACCTCGAAACTGATGTCCGCTACAGTGATATTTCCGCCAAAGTCGCAGATTAAGCGAcagaaaatgatttatcaCTGCAAATTTGGCGAGTTCGGTGTTATGGAAGGTCAGTTTACCGAACCTTCGGGGGTGGCGGTGAACGcacaaaatgatattattgtaGCCGACACGAACAATCATCGGattcaaatattcgataaagagGGTAGATTCAAATTCCAATTTGGGGAATGTGGTAAACGAGACGGTCAATTACTTTATCCGAATCGGGTGGCAGTAGTGAAAACATCTGGTGATATAATTGTTACCGAACGTTCACCGACTCAtcagatacaaatatataaccaGTATGGTCAATTCGTGCGTAAATTTGGGGCAAATATATTGCAACATCCGCGCGGTGTTACGGTCGATTCGAAAGGGCGCATAGTCGTCGTCGAATGTAAAGTGATGCGCGTGATTATTTTCGACCAAGCCGGCATCGttcttcaaaaatttggaTGTTCAAAACACTTAGAATTCCCGAATGGAGTAGTCGTGAACGATAAACAAGAGATCTTCATTAGCGACAATCGCGCCCATTGCGTGAAGGTGTTCAATTACGAGGGCGCTTATCTTCGACAAATAGGTGGAGAAGGGATCACCAACTATCCTATCGGGGTAGGGATCAACGCCGTAGGCGAAATACTGATAGCAgacaatcataataatttcaatctgaCGATCTTCACGCAAGATGGTCAATTGGTTTCGGCCCTCGAAAGCAAGGTCAAGCATGCCCAGTGTTTCGATGTCGCATTAATGGACGATGGATCGGTCGTACTGGCCAGCAAGGATTATCGactctatatatatcgttacGTACAAGTACCACCAATTGGCATGTAG